One stretch of Nicotiana tabacum cultivar K326 chromosome 18, ASM71507v2, whole genome shotgun sequence DNA includes these proteins:
- the LOC142172489 gene encoding uncharacterized protein LOC142172489, producing the protein MGETLFSLVYGAEALIPVEIGEPNIRFTQTSKESNDEEMHINLDLLEGKREAALIGMAAQKQVIERYYNRKSRLRFFKIGDFVLKKGFQSTKAANTGKLSPTWEVPYWIHDIAGKGVYELETMDGKILPSHWNVVHLKRYYF; encoded by the coding sequence ATGGGAGAAACACTATTTTCATTAGTTTATGGAGCtgaagctttaattccagttgagataggagagCCAAATATAAGATTTACACAAACGTCAAAAGAGTCTAATGATGAAGAAATGCACATAAATCTTGAtctacttgaaggaaaaagggaagCTGCATTAATtggaatggcagcacaaaagcaggtcatagaacgatactacaatcGAAAATCACGCCTAAGATTCTttaagattggggacttcgtgctcaaaAAGGGTTTTCAATCTACGAAGGCAGCTAATACGGGGAAATTAAGTCCAACCTGGGAAGTACCCTACTGGATTCATGATATCGCAGGGAAAGGAGTATACGAGCTGGAAACgatggatggcaagatactaccttcacattggaatgttgttcaccTGAAGAGATATTATTTCTAA